ATACGAAGACCTCTGCCAGAAAAAAATCTTAGGGACTGGACATGGAAAACGATAAGCTGGAAGCTTTTCTCATATCAAGAATGGACCACCCTGCCGTAGACGTTCTTCTCAAAGCTGCCACGCCCTTCTATCCTCTGGTCTATCTTGGCGCCAAGGCCCACGCTAATTTCAAGCTGAGGAGAAGGAGACTGCCTAAACCTGTGATAAGCGTGGGAAACATCACTGTTGGGGGAACTGGAAAGACGAGCTTCGTCAGACTTCTGCTTGAAATGCTAGAGAAGGAAGGGCTGAGAACTGCGGTTCTTTCCAGAGGATACAAGAGGACGGGAAGAGGACTGAGGGTAGTGAGCAAAGGCGGGGGTCCTTTGCTCGGTTATGAGTCCTGCGGCGACGAGCCGTGGATGATAGCGAACTGGGGGACGAATGCAGCGGTGCTGGTCAGCAGGGATAGGTTTGAGGCTGGCCTTGCTGCCATGGAAGAATATTCGCCAGATGTCTTCGTGCTGGACGACGGATTTCAGCACGTGAGCTTGGAAAGAGACCTGGATATTGTTCTACTGGACTGCACAAACGCTTTCGGCAATGGGAGGATTATTCCATTTGGCCTGCTGAGAGAGCCTCTTTC
This sequence is a window from candidate division TA06 bacterium. Protein-coding genes within it:
- the lpxK gene encoding tetraacyldisaccharide 4'-kinase; translated protein: MENDKLEAFLISRMDHPAVDVLLKAATPFYPLVYLGAKAHANFKLRRRRLPKPVISVGNITVGGTGKTSFVRLLLEMLEKEGLRTAVLSRGYKRTGRGLRVVSKGGGPLLGYESCGDEPWMIANWGTNAAVLVSRDRFEAGLAAMEEYSPDVFVLDDGFQHVSLERDLDIVLLDCTNAFGNGRIIPFGLLREPLSALRRADLIVVTRCNQSDIVEAVETLARQFACGVPLMRASHEPELLVGCDQKALDLGELRGRPVYAFSGIGNHSSFYLSVLQCGGDIKDTKPFPDHHKYTRDELLVMETEARGSGAEWLLTTEKDMVRITDVNLTIPLYALTVRLRILSGMELLESALDKALQPPLSP